A region from the Cystobacter ferrugineus genome encodes:
- a CDS encoding HAD family hydrolase, with product MQPGTSRPYPFDAVLFDLDGVIIDTTALHYRVWDTFARARGHVPTPAELLATNGRRCAETLQAWFGPGLAESDIAAFTHELEAMVQHQLATEPVSAVPGVHRFLEELRRAGVPWALGTSATAANAELSLSRLGLGELFPVRVTAADVTRGKPDPEVYLKAAAALGVAPSACVVIEDSVLGLRAGRAAGARCLALSTTFPRDVLVNEAPTWLAEDFRALPFSVSP from the coding sequence ATGCAGCCAGGAACCTCGCGTCCCTACCCATTCGACGCCGTCCTGTTCGACCTGGACGGCGTCATCATCGACACGACGGCCCTCCACTACCGGGTGTGGGACACGTTCGCGCGTGCGCGGGGCCATGTGCCCACCCCGGCCGAGCTCCTCGCCACCAACGGACGCCGGTGCGCGGAGACGCTCCAGGCATGGTTCGGACCGGGGCTCGCGGAGAGCGACATCGCGGCCTTCACGCATGAACTCGAAGCCATGGTCCAGCACCAGCTCGCCACCGAGCCGGTATCGGCGGTGCCCGGGGTGCACCGCTTCCTGGAGGAGCTGCGACGCGCGGGGGTGCCCTGGGCCCTGGGCACGAGCGCGACGGCGGCGAACGCCGAGCTGTCCCTGTCCCGGCTGGGGTTGGGCGAGCTGTTCCCGGTCCGGGTGACGGCGGCGGACGTCACCCGGGGCAAGCCCGATCCCGAGGTGTACCTGAAGGCGGCCGCGGCCCTGGGGGTGGCGCCCTCCGCCTGCGTGGTGATCGAGGACTCGGTGCTCGGGCTGCGAGCGGGCCGGGCCGCGGGTGCCCGGTGTCTGGCATTGAGCACCACGTTCCCGCGCGACGTCCTGGTGAACGAAGCTCCCACGTGGCTCGCGGAGGACTTCCGCGCGCTGCCCTTTTCCGTCTCTCCCTGA
- a CDS encoding flavin monoamine oxidase family protein, with the protein MMKRGYWLSSLLLVVLAIQSCSGGNPEPPTTPSRDAPVVIVGAGLTGLTLAYELNKAGINSLLLEAAPRLGGRVQTITFADGATAEAHMEEFFERSPAVALLRELNLPLSEDVAHSSVRLDGRIHPYQGEGARDTYLAGIFNEEERAAFLRWNTKAWNLYSQLHASHEAGTPLTPELDALMHINFAEFIARDELPHKVSEWIRVTLEPEIAIEWDKISALDGLDEMRLFLDSPEGFGEKNYHVLGGNTLFTEGLAAHLRPGQLMTQARVTAIEQTDSGVKVRVLQDDRQFLDITGRMVVVTVPVNVLGRIQFSPSLSREKWRAIQTTRMGSYVKVHFRVAPEASPLWEVNGENVLTLLSDSPAGSIYDVTDLQEDEQEPRDRVLTLLLHARFARDVMNLPVDEMREKSAEALDNLFPGIRQHIRSAEIFVYPQAVAYWPLELGRSRFDALANELRRPQGRLYIGGDTTENSHSEGAVIAGLRIARQIIERRGELRERVDSPRAAAR; encoded by the coding sequence ATGATGAAGCGAGGGTATTGGCTCTCATCCTTGTTGTTGGTGGTCCTCGCCATCCAGTCCTGTTCGGGCGGGAACCCGGAGCCCCCCACGACACCCTCGAGGGACGCCCCCGTCGTCATCGTCGGCGCGGGTCTGACGGGGCTGACCCTGGCCTACGAGCTGAACAAGGCGGGCATCAACTCACTGCTCCTCGAGGCGGCTCCGCGCCTGGGCGGCCGCGTCCAGACGATCACCTTCGCCGACGGCGCCACCGCCGAGGCTCACATGGAGGAGTTCTTCGAGCGCAGCCCCGCGGTGGCGCTGCTGCGGGAGCTCAACCTCCCCTTGAGCGAGGACGTCGCCCACTCGTCCGTGCGGCTCGATGGGCGGATCCATCCCTACCAGGGTGAAGGGGCACGCGACACGTACCTCGCGGGGATCTTCAACGAAGAGGAGCGCGCGGCGTTCCTCCGGTGGAACACCAAGGCCTGGAACCTCTACTCCCAGCTACACGCCAGCCATGAGGCGGGAACGCCGCTGACGCCGGAGCTGGACGCGCTCATGCACATCAACTTCGCGGAGTTCATCGCCCGCGACGAACTTCCGCACAAGGTCAGTGAGTGGATCCGCGTCACGCTGGAGCCCGAGATCGCCATCGAGTGGGACAAGATCTCCGCGCTCGACGGCCTCGACGAGATGCGCCTCTTCCTGGATTCACCGGAGGGGTTCGGCGAGAAGAACTACCACGTCCTCGGGGGCAACACGCTTTTCACCGAGGGGCTCGCCGCCCACCTGCGTCCTGGCCAGCTCATGACCCAGGCCCGCGTCACCGCCATCGAGCAGACGGACTCGGGCGTGAAGGTGAGGGTCCTCCAGGATGACCGCCAGTTCCTCGACATCACCGGGCGGATGGTGGTGGTCACCGTGCCGGTCAATGTCCTGGGGAGGATCCAGTTCTCGCCTTCGCTCAGCCGCGAGAAGTGGCGGGCCATCCAGACAACGAGGATGGGGAGCTACGTCAAGGTGCACTTCCGTGTCGCGCCCGAGGCGTCCCCGTTGTGGGAGGTGAATGGTGAGAACGTCCTGACGCTGCTCTCGGACTCGCCGGCCGGCAGCATCTACGACGTGACGGATCTTCAGGAGGACGAGCAGGAGCCTCGGGATCGCGTCCTCACCCTGCTCCTGCACGCCCGGTTCGCGCGCGATGTCATGAACCTGCCGGTCGACGAGATGCGCGAGAAGAGCGCGGAGGCCCTCGACAACCTCTTCCCGGGCATCCGCCAGCACATCCGCTCCGCGGAGATCTTCGTCTACCCGCAGGCGGTGGCCTACTGGCCCTTGGAGCTCGGGCGCTCCCGCTTCGATGCCCTCGCGAACGAGCTGCGCCGTCCCCAGGGCCGCCTCTACATCGGAGGCGACACGACGGAGAACAGCCACTCGGAAGGGGCCGTTATCGCCGGGCTCCGGATCGCGCGGCAGATCATCGAGCGTCGGGGCGAGCTGCGGGAGCGAGTGGATTCTCCCCGGGCCGCCGCGCGGTAG
- the bla gene encoding subclass B3 metallo-beta-lactamase, with the protein MKPLHLVAASLALILALPSSAQPAAPTPPAARDRPSNWNTPTKPFRIIDNIYYVGTEGLGSYLFVTPEGHILLDGALPESAPLIEANIQKLGFKLSDIKYLLNSHAHFDHSGGLAQLKKDTGATLIASERDQSALEGGFYLGNEDEGATVPKVKVDRAIQDGYQLKLGGRTFTAHLTPGHSRGCTSWGFEAKDGGKTHPGLVFCSATIAANRLVERPQYEGIVGDYRSTFQKAARLKVDVFLAPHPEFFDLSGKRVKLAAGARPNPFIDPAGYQGFIARLKAAFEVGLKEQQDAAAAKAVKAKGP; encoded by the coding sequence ATGAAACCGCTCCACCTCGTCGCCGCGAGCCTCGCCCTCATCCTCGCCCTGCCTTCGTCCGCCCAGCCGGCGGCCCCCACCCCGCCGGCCGCGCGCGACCGGCCGTCGAACTGGAACACGCCCACCAAGCCGTTCCGGATCATCGACAACATCTATTACGTCGGCACCGAGGGCCTCGGCTCCTACCTCTTCGTGACACCGGAGGGCCACATCCTGCTCGACGGCGCGCTGCCGGAGTCCGCCCCGCTCATCGAGGCCAACATCCAGAAGCTCGGCTTCAAGCTCTCGGACATCAAGTACCTGCTCAACAGCCACGCGCACTTCGACCACTCGGGGGGCCTGGCTCAGTTGAAGAAGGACACTGGCGCCACGCTGATCGCGAGCGAGCGCGACCAGTCGGCGCTCGAGGGCGGCTTCTACCTGGGCAACGAGGACGAGGGAGCGACCGTGCCCAAGGTGAAGGTCGACCGCGCCATCCAGGATGGCTACCAGTTGAAGCTCGGCGGCCGCACCTTCACGGCCCACCTGACGCCCGGGCACTCGCGCGGCTGCACCTCGTGGGGCTTCGAGGCGAAGGACGGGGGAAAGACCCATCCGGGGCTCGTCTTCTGCTCGGCCACCATCGCGGCCAACCGGCTGGTGGAGCGGCCGCAGTATGAGGGCATCGTCGGCGACTACCGCTCCACTTTCCAGAAGGCCGCCCGGCTGAAGGTCGATGTCTTCCTCGCCCCCCATCCGGAGTTCTTCGACCTGTCCGGCAAGCGCGTGAAGCTGGCGGCGGGCGCCCGTCCCAACCCGTTCATCGACCCGGCGGGCTACCAGGGCTTCATCGCCAGGCTGAAGGCGGCCTTCGAGGTGGGCCTGAAGGAGCAGCAGGACGCGGCGGCGGCCAAGGCGGTCAAGGCCAAGGGGCCGTGA
- a CDS encoding VOC family protein — protein MHLGNFSVSLSVKDLAVSRAFYEKLGFRAIGGDQAQNWLIMQNETSTIGLFQGMFDKNILTFNPGWDRNANPLADFDDVRELQRTLQARGLTLTSAADESSTGPASLMLIDPDGNPILIDQHVPKPKR, from the coding sequence ATGCACCTCGGCAACTTTTCCGTCAGCCTCTCCGTCAAGGACCTCGCCGTCTCCCGCGCGTTCTACGAGAAGCTCGGCTTCCGTGCCATCGGCGGTGACCAGGCCCAGAACTGGCTCATCATGCAGAACGAGACCAGCACCATCGGCCTCTTCCAAGGCATGTTCGACAAGAACATCCTGACGTTCAACCCGGGCTGGGACCGCAATGCCAATCCACTCGCCGACTTCGACGACGTCCGCGAGCTCCAGCGGACCCTCCAGGCCCGCGGCCTCACCCTCACCTCCGCCGCCGACGAGTCCTCCACTGGCCCCGCGAGCCTCATGCTCATCGACCCCGATGGCAACCCCATCCTGATTGATCAGCACGTCCCGAAGCCGAAGCGCTGA
- a CDS encoding RCC1 repeat-containing protein, whose product MQSSTPWWMTRLLGVWLGVLLVVGCGQSGGVSEELEVQDSSLLNSWARARVAAGTHHSLVVRLDGTVWAAGNNSDGQLGDGTTISRHVPVRVQGLRGIAAVAAGSNHSLALRHDGTVWAWGGNSSGQLGDGTSDSHSEPVRVRGLRGVVAVSAGESHSLALRHDGTVWAWGGNSSGQLGDGTSDSHSEPVRVQGLSGVVAVAAGDYHSLALRSDGSVWAWGDNSLDQLGGAPGEQSYFVPWRLEDLSGVVAVAAGGDHSLAVRSDGTVWAWGDNFAGQLGDGNILTTRWLPQQVQGLSGVVAVSAGWAHSMVALSDGTVWAWGNNTSGQLGNGISVGYGALPGQVQGLRGVVAVAAGGLYSLALRLDGTLWAWGSNEYGQRGDGSTTHLSSSVRVRGLSGVVAVAAGSAHSLALRADGTVWAWGANYYGQLGDGTQMDRDTPVRVPELSGVVAVAAGDGHSLALRADGTVWTWGYNYDGQLGHGSTNASPVPLHVRELSGVVAVAAGSAHSLAVLSDGSVWTWGYNRQGQLGDGSVSNSSVPVRVQGLSAVVAVSAGLNHSVARLSDGSVWAWGGNSFGQLGDGTTSNALAPVRVLGLSGVESISIGFNHSVARLSDGGVWAWGANYSGQLGDGTTSNSSVPVRVRGLSAVTAVSAGLNHSLVVSTDGSAWAWGINTFGQLGDGTTSTRFAPVQVLELSGVETVAAGALHTLAVGADGSLRSWGNNPHGQLGHGHPGRSPTPIRSLLY is encoded by the coding sequence ATGCAAAGCAGCACGCCGTGGTGGATGACCAGACTGTTGGGAGTCTGGCTCGGAGTCTTGCTGGTGGTTGGCTGCGGGCAGTCGGGCGGCGTCTCCGAAGAGCTGGAGGTGCAGGACTCTTCTCTGCTGAACTCGTGGGCTCGAGCCCGTGTCGCGGCGGGAACGCATCATTCCCTGGTCGTGCGTCTGGATGGGACGGTCTGGGCGGCGGGTAACAACTCGGACGGCCAATTGGGGGATGGGACCACGATTTCGCGCCATGTGCCGGTGCGGGTACAAGGGCTGAGAGGGATTGCGGCCGTGGCCGCTGGCTCCAATCATTCGCTGGCGCTGCGCCATGACGGCACCGTCTGGGCCTGGGGTGGCAACAGCTCCGGCCAACTGGGGGATGGAACGTCGGACAGCCACTCCGAGCCGGTGCGGGTGCGAGGTTTGCGCGGCGTGGTGGCCGTGTCCGCGGGCGAGAGCCATTCGTTGGCGCTGCGCCATGACGGCACCGTGTGGGCCTGGGGTGGCAACAGCTCCGGCCAGTTGGGAGATGGAACGTCGGACAGTCACTCCGAGCCGGTGCGGGTGCAAGGGTTGAGTGGAGTGGTGGCCGTGGCCGCGGGAGACTACCACTCGCTGGCGCTGCGCTCCGATGGCTCCGTCTGGGCCTGGGGTGACAACAGCCTCGACCAACTGGGTGGAGCCCCTGGAGAGCAGAGTTACTTCGTACCCTGGCGGTTGGAGGACCTGAGTGGGGTGGTGGCCGTGGCCGCGGGGGGCGACCACTCCCTGGCGGTGCGCTCGGACGGCACCGTGTGGGCCTGGGGCGACAACTTCGCCGGCCAGTTGGGAGACGGAAACATCCTGACCACCCGCTGGCTGCCGCAACAGGTCCAGGGGTTGAGCGGGGTGGTGGCCGTATCCGCGGGCTGGGCCCACTCCATGGTGGCGCTCTCCGACGGTACCGTCTGGGCCTGGGGTAACAACACCTCCGGCCAGCTGGGCAATGGCATCTCGGTGGGATACGGCGCCCTGCCGGGGCAGGTGCAAGGCCTGCGCGGAGTGGTGGCCGTGGCGGCTGGCGGGCTCTATTCGCTGGCGCTGCGCCTCGATGGCACCCTGTGGGCCTGGGGTTCCAACGAATATGGACAGCGGGGAGATGGCTCCACGACCCATCTCTCCTCGTCGGTGCGGGTGCGCGGGTTGAGCGGAGTGGTGGCCGTGGCCGCGGGTTCCGCCCACTCCCTGGCGTTGCGCGCGGACGGCACCGTGTGGGCCTGGGGGGCCAACTACTACGGCCAACTGGGGGATGGGACCCAGATGGATCGCGACACACCGGTGCGGGTGCCGGAGTTGAGCGGGGTGGTGGCCGTGGCCGCGGGGGATGGCCACTCGCTCGCGCTGCGCGCCGACGGCACCGTCTGGACCTGGGGCTACAATTATGATGGCCAGCTCGGGCATGGCTCCACGAACGCCAGCCCCGTGCCGTTGCATGTGCGAGAGCTGAGCGGGGTGGTGGCCGTGGCCGCGGGTTCCGCCCACTCCCTGGCGGTTCTCTCCGATGGCTCGGTGTGGACCTGGGGTTACAACAGACAGGGCCAGTTGGGGGATGGCAGCGTGAGCAACAGTTCCGTGCCGGTGCGGGTGCAAGGGCTGAGCGCCGTGGTTGCCGTATCCGCTGGCCTCAACCACTCGGTGGCGAGGCTCTCCGATGGCAGCGTGTGGGCCTGGGGTGGCAATTCCTTTGGCCAATTGGGAGATGGAACCACGAGCAATGCCCTGGCGCCGGTGCGGGTGCTGGGGTTGAGTGGGGTGGAGAGCATCTCCATTGGCTTCAACCACTCGGTGGCGAGGCTCTCCGATGGCGGCGTGTGGGCCTGGGGGGCCAACTACTCCGGTCAACTGGGAGATGGGACCACGAGTAACAGCTCCGTGCCGGTACGGGTGCGAGGGCTGAGCGCGGTGACGGCCGTGTCCGCTGGCCTCAACCACTCGCTGGTGGTGAGTACCGACGGCTCCGCGTGGGCCTGGGGCATCAACACCTTCGGCCAGTTGGGGGACGGGACCACGAGCACCCGCTTCGCGCCGGTACAGGTGCTGGAGCTGAGCGGGGTGGAGACCGTGGCCGCTGGCGCCCTCCATACGCTGGCGGTGGGCGCCGACGGCTCCTTGCGCTCCTGGGGGAACAATCCCCACGGCCAACTGGGCCATGGGCATCCCGGAAGATCACCTACCCCCATTCGCTCCTTGTTGTATTGA
- the rph gene encoding rifamycin-inactivating phosphotransferase, with product MRAYVLGFQEVDRTRIMVVGGKGASLGELSSLEGIRVPDGFCVSTEAFKRILGEAPTMGEWLDRLSRLKAEDRDGIRELSAEIRTIIEGMAIPEDVQEAITRFLSRLGEQAAYAVRSSATAEDLPTASFAGQQDTYLNVIGKPAILTHVSRCWASLFTERAVTYRLRHGFDHRKVHMAVVVQKMVVPQAAGTLFTADPMTSNRKVSSIEAGFGLGEALVSGLVNADGYKVRNGQVTEKTVATKKLATWALADGGTQERALEPERQNSPVLTDEQLVRLERLGRRIEGHFGHPQDIEWCLVDDAFYIVQSRPITTLYPIPDVGDRGNHVFISVGHQQMMTDPMKPLGLSLWQLTAARPMYAAGGRLFVDVTKELASPASRGVVLDVLGRSDPLIKDALMTLIERGDFIEPSPADPPAPGPAQGKPGMSPAGSHPPIDDDPAIVADLIAHSQTSIEALKRNIQTKSGMELLDFILEDIQHLRKSLLEPRSFSVIMAGMNASSWINEKMMAWLGEKNAADTLSQSVPNNITSEMGLALLDVADAIRPHPEVVEYLRNTKDEGFLEGLARLESGQAAHDAISAYLDRFGMRCVGEIDVTRTRWRERPTTLVPLLLSNIKTFEPGAGSRKFEQGRQEASKKEQELLARLKQLPDGEQKAGEAQRMISRLRNFIGYREYPKYFIVNHYFLCKQALLKEADQLVRAHVLHEKEDIYYLTFQELREVVRTNRLDGQIVSRRKDEHERYRKLTPPRVITSDGEIVAGAYKRADLPAGALVGLPVSSGVVEGRARVLLDMADADLAEGDILVTSFTDPSWTPLFVSIKGLVTEVGGLMTHGAVIAREYGLPAVVGVEQATRLIQDGQRIRVHGTEGYVEFLP from the coding sequence ATGCGAGCTTACGTGCTTGGTTTCCAGGAGGTCGACCGAACCCGAATCATGGTTGTCGGGGGGAAAGGCGCGAGCCTGGGGGAACTTTCCAGTCTGGAAGGGATCCGCGTGCCGGATGGCTTTTGCGTTTCGACCGAGGCCTTCAAACGGATCCTGGGAGAAGCGCCGACGATGGGCGAATGGCTCGATCGATTGTCGCGTCTGAAGGCGGAAGACCGGGATGGAATCCGGGAGCTCAGCGCGGAGATCCGCACGATCATCGAAGGGATGGCCATCCCTGAAGACGTTCAGGAAGCGATCACCCGCTTCCTTTCCAGGCTTGGCGAGCAAGCTGCCTATGCCGTCCGGTCCAGCGCGACGGCGGAGGATTTGCCGACGGCTTCCTTCGCGGGCCAGCAGGACACGTACCTGAACGTCATCGGGAAGCCGGCGATCCTGACGCACGTCAGCCGGTGCTGGGCGTCGCTCTTCACCGAGCGGGCGGTCACCTACCGCCTTCGACACGGCTTCGACCACCGCAAGGTCCACATGGCGGTGGTGGTGCAGAAAATGGTCGTCCCGCAGGCGGCCGGAACCTTGTTCACGGCCGATCCAATGACATCGAACCGGAAGGTGTCATCCATCGAGGCTGGCTTCGGCCTCGGTGAGGCCTTGGTCTCCGGCCTGGTGAACGCCGATGGCTACAAGGTGCGCAACGGCCAGGTCACCGAGAAGACGGTCGCCACCAAGAAGCTGGCTACCTGGGCCTTGGCGGATGGCGGTACGCAGGAACGGGCGCTCGAGCCCGAGCGGCAGAACAGCCCCGTGCTGACGGATGAGCAGCTCGTGCGGCTCGAGCGCCTGGGCAGGCGGATCGAAGGGCACTTCGGTCATCCCCAGGACATCGAATGGTGCCTGGTCGACGACGCGTTCTACATCGTCCAGAGCCGGCCCATCACGACCCTGTACCCCATCCCGGATGTGGGCGATCGAGGCAACCACGTCTTCATATCCGTCGGCCATCAACAAATGATGACCGACCCCATGAAGCCCTTGGGGCTGTCCTTGTGGCAGTTGACCGCCGCTCGCCCCATGTATGCGGCGGGTGGGAGGTTGTTCGTCGATGTCACGAAGGAGCTGGCTTCACCGGCCAGCCGGGGCGTCGTGTTGGATGTCCTGGGCCGATCCGATCCGCTCATCAAGGACGCCCTCATGACCCTCATCGAGCGGGGCGATTTCATCGAACCGTCGCCCGCGGATCCACCAGCACCGGGTCCCGCTCAAGGCAAGCCAGGTATGTCGCCCGCGGGTTCCCACCCGCCTATCGACGACGATCCGGCGATCGTCGCCGATTTGATCGCGCACAGCCAGACGTCGATCGAAGCGCTGAAGCGGAACATCCAAACGAAATCCGGAATGGAACTACTGGATTTCATCCTGGAAGACATTCAGCACTTGAGGAAGAGCTTGCTCGAACCACGGAGCTTCAGCGTGATCATGGCAGGCATGAACGCTTCGTCTTGGATCAACGAGAAGATGATGGCGTGGTTGGGCGAGAAGAACGCCGCGGACACCCTCTCTCAATCCGTGCCGAACAACATCACCTCGGAAATGGGGCTGGCGCTGCTGGACGTCGCGGACGCGATCCGGCCTCATCCGGAGGTGGTCGAATACCTGCGAAATACCAAGGATGAGGGCTTCTTGGAGGGCCTGGCCCGGTTGGAGAGTGGACAGGCAGCCCACGACGCCATCTCCGCTTATCTCGACAGGTTTGGCATGCGATGCGTCGGGGAAATCGATGTGACGAGGACGCGTTGGCGCGAAAGACCCACGACCCTCGTCCCCTTGCTCCTCAGCAACATCAAGACCTTCGAGCCCGGGGCCGGCAGCCGGAAGTTCGAGCAGGGGCGGCAGGAGGCCTCGAAGAAGGAACAGGAACTCCTGGCGCGATTGAAGCAATTGCCGGATGGGGAGCAAAAAGCCGGAGAAGCGCAACGGATGATCAGCCGGCTCCGGAACTTCATCGGCTACCGTGAGTACCCGAAATACTTCATCGTCAATCACTACTTCCTCTGCAAGCAGGCCTTGCTGAAGGAAGCCGATCAGCTCGTGCGGGCCCACGTGCTCCATGAAAAGGAAGACATCTACTATCTCACCTTCCAGGAGCTTCGCGAAGTCGTGCGCACGAACCGGCTGGATGGCCAGATCGTCAGCCGACGAAAGGACGAGCACGAACGATACCGGAAGCTGACGCCACCGCGGGTCATCACGTCCGATGGTGAAATCGTCGCAGGTGCGTACAAACGAGCCGATCTCCCCGCCGGAGCCCTCGTCGGTCTACCGGTCTCCTCCGGCGTGGTGGAGGGACGAGCCCGCGTCCTCTTGGACATGGCCGACGCTGATCTGGCAGAGGGGGATATCTTGGTCACCTCCTTCACGGACCCGAGCTGGACGCCCTTGTTCGTGTCCATCAAGGGCCTGGTGACCGAGGTGGGGGGACTGATGACCCATGGCGCGGTGATCGCCCGGGAATACGGCTTGCCGGCCGTCGTCGGCGTGGAGCAGGCGACCAGGCTGATCCAGGATGGGCAACGCATCCGCGTGCATGGAACGGAAGGGTACGTCGAGTTCCTGCCCTAG
- a CDS encoding DUF1801 domain-containing protein, producing MMTESKAKPKAKGTSRASKPRKPATSSKSTPKAGTKARPRASEARPVKLLSGGNPQIAKADGDAPVQAYIAAMPGWKSDVGRWLDALIVRNVPNVRKAVKWNTPLYGIEGQGWFLGFHVFTHYVKVTFFRGTSLRPLPPGTSKDKNTRYLDIREDDGLDEAQVAAWVKQAAALPGWIP from the coding sequence ATGATGACCGAGAGCAAGGCGAAGCCCAAGGCCAAGGGCACGTCGCGCGCAAGCAAGCCGCGCAAGCCAGCCACCAGCTCCAAGTCCACGCCGAAGGCAGGCACCAAGGCCAGGCCCCGTGCGAGTGAGGCCAGGCCGGTGAAACTCCTTTCAGGCGGCAATCCGCAAATCGCGAAGGCCGACGGCGACGCCCCGGTGCAGGCGTACATCGCCGCGATGCCGGGCTGGAAGAGTGACGTCGGGCGCTGGCTCGACGCGCTCATCGTGCGGAACGTGCCCAACGTGCGCAAGGCCGTGAAGTGGAACACGCCGTTGTACGGCATCGAAGGCCAGGGCTGGTTCCTGGGGTTCCACGTCTTCACCCACTACGTCAAGGTGACCTTCTTCCGCGGCACGTCACTGAGACCGCTCCCGCCCGGCACCAGCAAGGACAAGAACACGCGCTACCTCGACATCCGCGAAGACGACGGGCTCGACGAGGCCCAGGTGGCAGCCTGGGTGAAGCAGGCCGCCGCGTTGCCCGGCTGGATACCTTAG
- a CDS encoding LysR family transcriptional regulator: protein MNWDDLRYLLTVERAGSLSAAARALGVVTSTVGRRMTALERRLGTRLLARVPEGVRLTPEGRALVRTAAAIESQLHSAERGLKHEEGLLEGPVRLTTGDGFVAFLNPWLARFRERHPGVRVELSTDTRLLDLTRQEADLGVRTVRPKGSSLVARKTGQLAWRLYASSRYLERAAPLRSPGDLANHQVVGFDAALSRMPQLRWLEEWGAGRFVFRSNAAVAVAGAVVAHQGVAALPCALAILHPELRPVLPEVELPLEDVWLVASREARKVPRVRALMGFLAERFEESRSIMLGVR, encoded by the coding sequence ATGAACTGGGATGATCTCCGTTACCTCCTCACCGTGGAGCGGGCCGGCTCGCTGTCCGCGGCGGCTCGCGCGCTGGGCGTCGTCACCTCCACCGTGGGCCGCCGGATGACGGCGCTGGAGCGGCGCCTGGGCACCCGGCTGCTCGCCCGTGTCCCCGAGGGCGTCCGGCTGACGCCCGAGGGCCGGGCGCTGGTGCGCACCGCCGCGGCCATCGAGTCCCAGCTCCACAGCGCCGAGCGTGGGCTGAAGCACGAGGAGGGACTGCTCGAGGGGCCGGTGCGCCTGACCACCGGAGATGGCTTCGTCGCGTTCCTCAATCCCTGGCTGGCACGCTTCCGGGAGCGCCACCCGGGGGTGCGCGTGGAGTTGTCCACCGACACGCGGCTGCTGGACCTGACGCGCCAGGAGGCGGACCTGGGCGTGCGCACGGTGCGACCCAAGGGGAGCTCACTGGTGGCTCGCAAGACGGGGCAGCTCGCGTGGAGGCTCTACGCCAGCTCACGCTACCTGGAGCGCGCCGCGCCCCTGCGCTCACCGGGAGATCTGGCGAACCATCAGGTGGTGGGCTTCGACGCGGCGCTCTCGCGCATGCCGCAGTTGCGCTGGTTGGAGGAGTGGGGTGCCGGGCGCTTCGTCTTTCGCAGCAACGCGGCCGTGGCCGTGGCGGGCGCGGTGGTCGCCCATCAGGGCGTGGCGGCGCTGCCTTGCGCGCTGGCCATTCTCCACCCGGAACTGCGGCCCGTCCTCCCGGAGGTGGAGCTGCCCCTGGAGGACGTATGGCTCGTGGCCTCGCGCGAGGCCCGGAAGGTGCCGCGGGTACGCGCGTTGATGGGCTTCCTCGCCGAGCGGTTCGAGGAATCACGCTCCATCATGCTGGGTGTACGATGA
- a CDS encoding SDR family oxidoreductase, translating to MKTAFVTGSTGLLGNNLVRLLTSRGVRVKALIRSPERARKLLAGVPVELVEGDLENVESFAPAMREADVLFHTAAYFRDSYKGGSHAAGLMRINVEGTRALLEAAYRQGVRRVVHTSSIAVLAPRPGHPLINETMRRDAELEPDAYYRSKILADQEVDAALERHPDLHASLVLPGFMNGPGDSGPTTAGQLVLDFLHGRLPGVINTRFAYVDARDVAAALVAAAEKGLRGERYLAAGRDLHVGEALAVLSSVTGLPAPERQVPDVLLGTLALLNETWARLSGRPVLVSWQGFRTLRRERTNTAFDSSKAERLLGIRFRPLEETFTDAVEWFATNGYVDRARLPRAVASPVPRVS from the coding sequence ATGAAGACGGCATTCGTCACCGGCTCCACCGGACTGCTCGGCAACAACCTGGTTCGCCTGCTCACGTCTCGAGGAGTGAGGGTGAAAGCGCTGATTCGCTCGCCCGAAAGGGCGCGGAAGCTGCTGGCCGGCGTGCCGGTGGAGCTCGTCGAGGGCGACCTGGAGAACGTGGAGTCCTTCGCGCCCGCGATGCGGGAGGCGGACGTGCTCTTCCACACCGCCGCCTACTTCCGGGACAGCTACAAGGGAGGCAGCCACGCCGCGGGGTTGATGCGCATCAACGTGGAGGGCACGCGCGCACTGCTGGAGGCAGCGTACCGGCAAGGCGTGCGGCGGGTGGTGCACACCAGCTCCATCGCCGTGCTGGCGCCCCGTCCAGGCCACCCGCTCATCAACGAAACGATGCGGCGCGACGCGGAGCTCGAGCCGGACGCCTATTACCGTTCGAAAATCCTCGCGGACCAGGAGGTGGACGCCGCCCTGGAGCGCCACCCGGATCTGCACGCCTCGCTGGTGCTGCCAGGCTTCATGAACGGACCGGGCGATTCGGGCCCCACGACGGCGGGACAGCTCGTCCTGGACTTCCTGCACGGCCGGTTGCCCGGCGTCATCAACACGCGCTTCGCCTACGTGGATGCGCGGGACGTGGCCGCCGCACTGGTGGCCGCCGCCGAGAAGGGATTGCGAGGCGAGCGCTACCTGGCGGCGGGCAGGGACCTGCACGTGGGTGAAGCGCTCGCGGTGCTCTCTTCGGTGACGGGACTCCCGGCGCCGGAGCGGCAGGTCCCGGATGTGCTGCTGGGGACGCTGGCATTGCTGAACGAGACCTGGGCAAGGCTCTCCGGGCGCCCGGTGCTGGTGAGCTGGCAGGGCTTCCGCACGCTGCGCCGCGAGCGGACGAACACGGCCTTCGACTCATCCAAGGCCGAGCGACTCCTGGGCATCCGCTTCCGGCCACTCGAAGAAACCTTCACGGATGCCGTGGAGTGGTTCGCCACGAACGGATACGTGGACCGAGCGCGCCTGCCTCGGGCCGTCGCCTCGCCCGTTCCGCGGGTGTCCTGA